The following are encoded in a window of Arthrobacter sp. NicSoilB4 genomic DNA:
- the yidC gene encoding membrane protein insertase YidC — MDFFETIMFPFKWLVSAIMVVFHDGLSAIGMPPANGWTWTLSIIGLVLVIRAALIPVFVKQIKAQRGMQLLQPDLKKLQDKYKGKTDQLSRQAMAQEQMAMYKKHGTNPFSACLPMLIQMPFFFALFQVLSGITTAANSGKSIGAMSHEQVVQFDESSIFGAPLSATLLHNPEGNVVAVWILSIVMILAMTASQFITQKQIMAKNMSEEAMASPFMKQQKMMLYILPIVFGVGGINFPIGVLIYWTTTNLWTMAQQFFVIRRMPTPGSPAAKALAERRAAKGLSALPLTGAKKAEAEAAEAAAAAALVAKSQRVQPQRKNRKRK; from the coding sequence ATGGACTTCTTTGAAACAATCATGTTTCCGTTCAAGTGGCTTGTGTCCGCCATTATGGTGGTCTTCCACGATGGCCTGAGCGCCATCGGCATGCCCCCTGCCAATGGCTGGACGTGGACCCTGTCCATCATCGGGCTGGTGCTGGTGATCCGCGCCGCCCTGATTCCCGTGTTCGTCAAGCAGATCAAAGCCCAGCGCGGCATGCAGCTCCTGCAGCCGGATCTGAAGAAGCTGCAGGACAAGTACAAGGGCAAGACCGACCAGCTGTCCCGCCAGGCCATGGCGCAGGAACAGATGGCGATGTACAAGAAGCACGGCACCAACCCGTTCTCGGCCTGCCTGCCCATGCTGATCCAGATGCCGTTCTTCTTCGCGCTGTTCCAGGTGCTCTCCGGCATTACGACGGCGGCCAACAGCGGCAAGAGCATCGGAGCGATGAGCCACGAGCAGGTGGTGCAGTTCGATGAGTCCAGCATCTTCGGCGCCCCACTGTCTGCCACCCTGCTGCACAACCCTGAGGGAAATGTAGTTGCCGTATGGATCTTGTCGATCGTGATGATCCTGGCCATGACGGCCTCGCAGTTCATCACGCAGAAGCAGATCATGGCCAAGAACATGTCCGAAGAGGCCATGGCCAGCCCGTTCATGAAGCAGCAGAAGATGATGCTCTACATCCTGCCGATCGTCTTCGGCGTGGGTGGTATCAACTTCCCCATCGGCGTCCTCATCTACTGGACCACTACCAACCTCTGGACGATGGCGCAGCAGTTCTTTGTTATCCGCCGCATGCCGACGCCGGGATCCCCCGCCGCGAAGGCGCTGGCCGAGCGCCGCGCCGCGAAGGGACTGTCGGCCTTGCCCCTGACGGGAGCCAAGAAGGCCGAGGCCGAGGCCGCCGAAGCAGCTGCCGCTGCCGCCC
- the yidD gene encoding membrane protein insertion efficiency factor YidD: MGRAVWNLPRNILILLLLAYRKVISPLYGQVCRFFPSCSAYALEAITVHGAVKGSWLAARRLLRCHPWNAGGVDHVPAGKCEWPADRTPTIVVLNNPDKYLAAQTDGEGRSAA; this comes from the coding sequence TTGGGCCGGGCAGTCTGGAACTTGCCCCGCAATATCCTCATCCTGCTGCTCCTGGCGTACCGCAAGGTGATCTCACCCTTGTACGGCCAGGTTTGCCGCTTCTTCCCCAGCTGCTCTGCTTATGCGCTTGAGGCCATCACGGTCCACGGCGCCGTCAAGGGAAGCTGGCTAGCGGCCAGGCGTCTGTTGCGCTGCCATCCGTGGAATGCCGGTGGTGTGGACCATGTCCCCGCCGGAAAATGCGAGTGGCCCGCAGACCGCACCCCCACAATTGTTGTGCTGAACAATCCGGACAAGTACCTGGCTGCTCAGACTGATGGAGAAGGCCGCTCTGCGGCCTGA